The genomic stretch TCTTCGAGGATCCCACGCATCTCCTCGAACATCGACGCCAGCTCGGGAAACTTTCGCGCATCTTCGATGAGCTGTTCTTCTTTTGCCTTGTCCTTCACGAACGTGCCTCCACACCTCGCCGCACGGAATCAACAATGTCGGCGCCTTGGTCCTTGTACTTGTCGTACTTGTCCTTGTACTCGTCGTACTTACCCTTGTACTCGTCGTACTTACCCTTGTACTTGTCGTACTTGTCCTTGTACTTGTCGTACTTCTCCTTGGCCTTCTGCACTTTGTCGACGGCCTTTTGAATCTTGTCGTAGTTTGCCTGAATTTTCTGGATGAGTTTCTGAGCCTTGTCGAAGGCTTCCTTGATCTTCTGACTGTTCGCCTGGATCTTCGAGATGAAGTTGCAGACCTTGGTGATCGCCTCCTGCGCCCACTTGACATCTTGGAAAACATCTTTGGCCAGAGTCCCGATCTCGACTGATCCCACGATCCATCCGGCTACGGGTATGGACGCTTCCACTGCGATTCTCTCCAGTTTGTGCGAAATCCGCCTGAGCATGTGGGCAATCTGCTTTGCAAGCGACTTGACGAGCTCAGCGAAGCACTTGATTCCCTTTGCAACCATCTGGGCTGCCAGAGCGATCAGCTCATCGATTCCGGCCACGGCGCCAATTGCAATGGCGAAATTGTCAGCGCTTTTGCTGACCCAGTCGGTGATGCGAAGCAACAGGCCTAGCGTGTTTTTCGCAAGTTCGGTGAAGGCCTTCCCGGTGTTCTCCCATGCCGCGGCGGCACACTCCACGCGCTTCCAGTCACCGGCAAAGGGTTTGAACACCACTTCTTCCAGCACCGAGAACCCGAAGAGTTTCTCGCACACCCAGTCCACGCTTCCCAGTATCTCGCCGGCCTCCCAGCGCAGGTTATCCGCGTCATCGGAAGTCGCGCTCGGCTCACTCAGAACGGCTTGAACATCTTTGATCTCGGGCTGCCCGGCGCCCGCTGCCCCCAAGGTGGGCATGTTGCTCCGAGGGTCCTCGCTCGAGGAAATGGAGTGTCCCATCTTCGCTGCATGAGAAGAAAGAAGCGCGTGGGCCTGCAGATCAGTCTCGGCGTAGAGATCAATGGAGCTGCTGAGGTTTTCGGCCCCTTTGGAATAAACGCCTTTGACGGTATCAAGGACCATGTCCCCACCTTGAACCAGGGCGTCATTCACCGGCTTGAGAAACTGAAGAATCAGGCCGAGGTCATCCTCAGTCAATGTTGCCCATTTATCCAAGTAATTCTTCATGGCCGGCAGATGGTCATCGGCCTGGCGCGTAAGTACTGCACGCGCAAGCCCCAACTGTTCGTAGTTCACATGCACGGGAATCTCCGTTCCACAATGAAATTAAATTAGGCTGCGCCCCTGAGGACACTGGCCAATTAGCTTAGCGCGCGGCAGGGTCATATCCGCCCTACAACCGGAGGAGCAGCATCCAGAAGCACGCAAGTTAACGAAAGCAAATACTTTCTGCGTTGCGACAACCTTCGGATCGGATCACGCCATCGACCCTGCGATCATCCAACGGCCATCTTTAACCGTGGTCTGACTAGGGGTTTTATTCACGAAGGCATCGCCTGCACCTCGGTCTCTCCGGTGAGATTCGCTGCTCCTTCTCGCGAACGGTTCAGGGAACAAAGCCCAATAACAGCGTTCCATATCGCGGGATCCCGGAGACGGGAAACTGACCATGCCCACAGTTCAGTGGTGCTCGACCCGGCGGATCTCCTCGGTCTTGTCCTCCGACAGGTCGACGGTGCGAAACTCCTCGGTCAACGGCAGACGCATGCGGAAATCGGTGCCCAGGCACAGTTCGGCTTCACCCTCTTCTAGGACGAAATCCACTAGGTGCCCACCCCACGTGCGGTCATCGTTGATGATGTGCGCGTGGCAGCCTGCTACCGAGATTCCCGACTCGTACAGAGGCGTGCGAAACCCGGCGATCGTCCCGCTGAAGTCCTCGCGGCGGGCGATCTCCTCGCCGTCGGTGGCCTCAACCATGGGCCGGTAGGGACGGTCCTGTTTCGTCACCGTGCGCGCGCTCGCCCATACGAATCGACCGGTCACCCGCAGCGCATACATGTAGTTCGAGCTCGGGACGAAGGCATCGACGGCTCGGGAGAATTCCTCCCGGGTCATCGGTCCCACCACGGATCGGCTCAGGCTCGGCACGAAATTGGTCACGACGGCGTAGGGGGTGCGTTCCGTCAGCTCGGGCACGGTCACGGATCCGTCGCCCCGCAGTCGGTAACAGACACCGCCCAAGATGATCATCTCGCCGTCGAGCCCGTTGAAGGTGCCGATGCCGAAGGAACCGTGACCGAGAAGCTCAGCCAGGGTCATCTCGTCCTCGTAGACGCCCTGGACGAGGGCGGAGATGAGGCTGGTCTGGAAAATTTCGTGACGGGTGACGGCATGTGCGGTCATGCCCCCACAGTAGACGCTCCGACCTCACAGCCGATTGAGCCGGGTTGCGACGATGTCCGCCGCCGTTTCCTCCAGCGGCGTGTGGGTCTCACCGAGCAGTTCACGGGTGTCAGTGTCGTCGGCGACGAAAGGTTCGGTGTTTTGGTACATGGTCTCCCTCACCGCCCTCAGCGTCGGGGAGAACCATCCCAGCGCGCGCAGCAACGACGCCGGCATGGTGCGCAACCTCGGTTCGTCCTCGCGACCGGCGGCACGCAACAGCATCCGGGCCAGGTCGCGGACGCTGACCGCCGGGGCGCTGGGGACGTGCCAGGCCCGGCCTGGCATCTCCGGATCGGTGGCGGCGCGGGCCAGCAGACGCCCGAAGTCGGGGATGGCGGTCATGGTGTAGGGCAGGTCGGGATCGCCGAGGACGCTCGTCGCCCCCTTGGCTAGCAGCGGATCCACGAACCGCGGCCCGAGATAGGCACCCGGACCCGCGTCGGCCCCGAGATAAGACGACCCCCGCACCTCGACAGCGCGGATGCGCCCCTGTTCGTGGGCGGCGAACAGCCTGCGGGACACCTCTGCCCGGACCTCGCCCAGCGCCGACGGTGGGTGGTCGAGGGGATCGGTGGCGCGCATCGGCATCCGACCGCGCACATAGGAGTAGTAGTTGCCCGCAACCACGAGGGTCGCATCGTGCCGCTCCGCCGTCTTGATGAGGTTGTCGATGGCGAGGGGCCAATCACGGCGCCACCCAGCGATCGTGTACGTGATGCCGCAGCAGGCGACGATCGCAGCTCCGGGCGCGAGCACCTCCAAGCCGTCGCCCGTGACGACGTCGGCCCTGACGGCCTGCGCCCCGGGTACCTGTGTGCCGCTGCGGGTGGCGACCGTGACCCGGTGCCCGGCCTCCACGAGTGAGCGTGTCGCGGCCCTGCCCAGCGGTCCTGCTCCGATGACGGTGATGTGTTCCATGTCTCCTCCGTTCCCGCCCCCAAGAACAGTAAACACTGTTCACGTAATTTTGTAAACACTGTTCACGGATCTGTTGGTCGTGGCGTGCGAGACTGGGACCATGACCCCCACCCCGCGCGGCGAGGCCCGCGACGCCTTCACGCGGCGACTGCTCGAGGTCGCGCACCGGCACCTCGTCGAGAGGGGAGCGGTCGGGCTGGGAATGCGGGCCCTGGCGCGCGACCTCGAGGTCACCCCCGGCGCCCTGTACCGGTACGTGAAGAGCCGCGACGACCTCCTGACCTTGTTGATCGTCGACGCCTACGAGTCGCTGGGACGGTCCGTCGAGGAGGCCGAGGGCAGAATCCCACGCGGAGACCTCGAAGGTCGCTGGATGGCGCTGTGGCGCGCCACCCGCACCTGGGCGCTGGAGCACCGCAACGAGTACGGCCTCATCTACGGCACCCCGGTCCCCGGCTACCAGGCCCCGCCGGAAACCATCCCAGCCGCGTCCCGGATCTCGATCCTGCTGGCCCGGATCGCCTCGGACATGAGGTCGCAGGCGGGGACGACGCCGCCGCCGGACTCACCGGAAACGGCACCGGCACTGCGGGAAGACCTCGCCAGGGTGCGTCGCTGGATCGGTGAGCAGGGAATGCCCGGCGATGTCCCCGACGAGCTGATCATCATCGTCCTGAGGGGCTGGACTGAACTGTTCGGCTGCATCAACATGGAGCTGTTCGGCCACTACGTCGGCAGCATCGAGAACGGATCGGCATTCCTGGACGAGCTGGCCCACCGTAACTTCAAGGAGCTCCGGGCCCGGATTAATCCCTGAGCCCGTCTCGTCGTAGAGGTCGTCGTCCGTGAGCACCGGATCGCTCACATGATGGAGACGCCGTCCTGCGGCAAGGATCGCCTCGGTCCTCACCCAAACGGAGTGAGCGACAGTGTGCCGAGCGAGGTTCTCGATGATGCCTGAGGAGGATCCTCCTCATCGACGGTGTCGCGCACACCACACACCTCAACGGAGGCAACGAAGGACGGAATCACATCCAGAACGTCACCAGCTTCACTACTTACAGTTTCAACATTACGTTCGTCGCCGAGAAAATTAGCCCGAACATCAGGAAAACCAAGCTGACAAGGCCAAACTCTCCCAAAGCGGCGGATCCGGGGCGTGACCAAAACTCCGATCCCACCTCCAAAATTCTAACTAATGGCCATAGTTGTTAGCCGAAAGTTATGTATTTCTGCGTGTCTCATGCGGCGGGCCATGGAGCGAAGTTAGGGTGCTCCTGAAGCTTCAAAGGTCCAGTCTCCCCGTACAAACCAGCTGGGGGATGACTGGCCGCACCAACCGGGCGCGCAGCGCTGAACCCGCTACGCACCCGATTGAGCGCTCAACATCAAAACAACAATTTTCAAAAAATTACACCCCCACCATACCTGCAGGGACGCAAAAACCAAGTAGGAGCTTTGATGTCTCTCAATCATTCAATCACTCGTCGTAGCATGTTCAAAGGAGCAGGCGGGATAGCCGCGGCCTCCTTCCTCGGCGCCGGTGCCGTCTTGGGCGGCGCCGCCAGCCCCGCACACGCCTCAGGCCTAAAGGTCATCGCGCACCAGACCACAGGGCGAATGGAGTACTACAGGTTCTCCACCTCCTGCATCAGCTGGACCCCCCGGGTCAACATCCTCCTCCCCAAGAACTACAACAACGGCTGCCGTTTCCCGGTGCTCTACCTGCTCCACGGCCCTTCAGAGAACTTCTCGAAGTTCGACAGGGATGACGACATCCGCAATCTGGCCGGCTCAGATGACCTCATCATCGTCATGCCCGATGGTGGCGCCGCGGGCTGGTACTGCGACCCGGTGAAATCAAACGCCGGACCACAGAAGTGGGAAACCTTCCACATCGAGCAGCTCATCCCGTGGGTGGACGCGAACTTCCGCACCATCGCGCAGTGCGAAGGACGCGCCGTCTCCGGGTTCTCCATGGGAGGCTTCGGAGCCCTCAAGTACACCGCCAAGTACAGCAGCCACTTCGCATCCGTCAGCTGCCACTCGGGCCCGGCCAACCTGCGAGGAAACTACGGTCAGACCGTGGTCCAGTGGGCCAACTCCTCCTCCTCGGCGGATCTCGCAGGCGGTTGCGTCTACGGCTCCGACGAGACGCGGATCAAGGCCGACAACCCGGTCGACTGCGTCGAGAAGTACAAGAACAAGAGGATCTTCCTCTTCAGCGGAACCGACTCCAAGAATTCACACGAAAGCTGCATCGTTCACACCCACCGGGAATTCAGGGAGACCCTGCACAAGCACGGAATCAAACACGAGCACTGCGAGGACTCCGGCGGTCACCACATCCGCAAGGAACGCCTGAGGCAGGACCTCGACGGAATCGTCGGACACCTGTGGCGTCCCTGCTGATCATCAGCACACCTTGAACTAGACCCGATCCCTCGACCCTGCGGTGGCCGAGGGATCGGGTCGTGCCCGCTCACCACGGCTTCCACAAAAGTGCGAAAAACCCGCCACAACAGGGTTGCATACAGGACTGCATCCAGTTAAAGTCTACAGGGAAGCTTCACAGGATCGAAAATTCCCGGAAAGGCCACCGGGAACGGTGATGATCATCCGAGCAGAATGATCGCACCAGCGCCGATCCACCCCGGCATTCTCTGCCCCACAACACCCATGTTTTGTGGTGAAATTTCAATCACTAGGAAGCATCATGTCCCTGGATCGCACCATCAGCCGTCGCACTGTCTTCAAGGGAGCCGGAGGGCTCGCCGCGGCTTCCATCATCGGCGCCGGAGCCGCGTGGAGTGGCGTCACACCCGCCCACGCAGCAGGCCTCGAGGTCACCGACCACGCAACCGACGGTCGCATGGAAACCTACACCTTCTCCAGCCCATCGTTCTCGGGCGTCACACCTCCGCTGTCCCCAGCAGGCAGCAATCCCCACGTCAACGTCCTGCTTCCCGCCGATTACGCCAGCAGCGGAAAACGGTACCCCGTGCTCTACCTG from Arachnia propionica encodes the following:
- the budA gene encoding acetolactate decarboxylase gives rise to the protein MTAHAVTRHEIFQTSLISALVQGVYEDEMTLAELLGHGSFGIGTFNGLDGEMIILGGVCYRLRGDGSVTVPELTERTPYAVVTNFVPSLSRSVVGPMTREEFSRAVDAFVPSSNYMYALRVTGRFVWASARTVTKQDRPYRPMVEATDGEEIARREDFSGTIAGFRTPLYESGISVAGCHAHIINDDRTWGGHLVDFVLEEGEAELCLGTDFRMRLPLTEEFRTVDLSEDKTEEIRRVEHH
- a CDS encoding NAD(P)-binding domain-containing protein, whose product is MEHITVIGAGPLGRAATRSLVEAGHRVTVATRSGTQVPGAQAVRADVVTGDGLEVLAPGAAIVACCGITYTIAGWRRDWPLAIDNLIKTAERHDATLVVAGNYYSYVRGRMPMRATDPLDHPPSALGEVRAEVSRRLFAAHEQGRIRAVEVRGSSYLGADAGPGAYLGPRFVDPLLAKGATSVLGDPDLPYTMTAIPDFGRLLARAATDPEMPGRAWHVPSAPAVSVRDLARMLLRAAGREDEPRLRTMPASLLRALGWFSPTLRAVRETMYQNTEPFVADDTDTRELLGETHTPLEETAADIVATRLNRL
- a CDS encoding TetR/AcrR family transcriptional regulator; the protein is MTPTPRGEARDAFTRRLLEVAHRHLVERGAVGLGMRALARDLEVTPGALYRYVKSRDDLLTLLIVDAYESLGRSVEEAEGRIPRGDLEGRWMALWRATRTWALEHRNEYGLIYGTPVPGYQAPPETIPAASRISILLARIASDMRSQAGTTPPPDSPETAPALREDLARVRRWIGEQGMPGDVPDELIIIVLRGWTELFGCINMELFGHYVGSIENGSAFLDELAHRNFKELRARINP
- a CDS encoding alpha/beta hydrolase; its protein translation is MSLNHSITRRSMFKGAGGIAAASFLGAGAVLGGAASPAHASGLKVIAHQTTGRMEYYRFSTSCISWTPRVNILLPKNYNNGCRFPVLYLLHGPSENFSKFDRDDDIRNLAGSDDLIIVMPDGGAAGWYCDPVKSNAGPQKWETFHIEQLIPWVDANFRTIAQCEGRAVSGFSMGGFGALKYTAKYSSHFASVSCHSGPANLRGNYGQTVVQWANSSSSADLAGGCVYGSDETRIKADNPVDCVEKYKNKRIFLFSGTDSKNSHESCIVHTHREFRETLHKHGIKHEHCEDSGGHHIRKERLRQDLDGIVGHLWRPC